A DNA window from Anaeromyxobacter sp. contains the following coding sequences:
- a CDS encoding MFS transporter: protein MAAAQRPSPAPPGRRRSLFQLALAAWHARLGTGGPREAGRASATAPQDRISFPHKLLYGAGAFVNNLLAAAIGGMLIVLNLGLGMNPALVGLVGALPRLTDAIIDPVMGYVTDNARTRWGRRRPFIFVGALASGLVFALLWQVPAGRSEDFYFWYFVVGSNLFYVAYTIFAAPWVGLGYELTPDYHERTRLMGVQNFIGQLAYVVAPWFLWIMTYKPWFATQVEGAGVLAIGIGLLAAGLGVLPAIFLRERFVHAAEAEPGGKGLKANVTGFLSGMKSTLSSRPFLKLCAATFLVFNGFILISSFQSYVIIYYVFQGDQARGAEFAGYAGTLGAVSTFAVISFITWLGTRIGKRRAFFVSTGLSMVGYAMKWFAYDPAHPWLILLPTPLLAFGLGGLFTLMGSMIADVVDVDEIETHQRREGMYGAVFWWVVKLGMAAALAGGGFLLNATGFDVALGGQQAERTITLMRLFDAFVPFVASGLAIWAIAAYPITEEAAHRVRATLEARRGTGAPAGAA, encoded by the coding sequence ATGGCAGCGGCCCAGCGCCCCTCCCCCGCCCCCCCCGGCCGTCGGCGCTCCCTGTTCCAGCTGGCCCTGGCCGCCTGGCACGCCCGCCTGGGCACGGGCGGCCCCCGGGAGGCGGGCCGGGCCAGCGCCACCGCCCCGCAGGACCGGATCTCCTTCCCGCACAAGCTGCTCTACGGCGCCGGGGCGTTCGTCAACAACCTGCTGGCCGCGGCCATCGGCGGGATGCTGATCGTGCTCAACCTCGGGCTGGGCATGAACCCGGCGCTGGTCGGCCTGGTGGGGGCGCTGCCGCGGCTCACCGACGCCATCATCGATCCGGTGATGGGCTACGTCACCGACAACGCCCGCACCCGCTGGGGCCGGCGCCGCCCCTTCATCTTCGTGGGCGCCCTGGCGTCCGGCCTGGTCTTCGCGCTGCTGTGGCAGGTGCCGGCGGGCCGCAGCGAGGACTTCTACTTCTGGTACTTCGTCGTCGGCTCCAACCTCTTCTACGTGGCCTACACCATCTTCGCCGCGCCGTGGGTGGGCCTCGGGTACGAGCTGACGCCGGACTACCACGAGCGCACCCGCCTCATGGGCGTGCAGAACTTCATCGGCCAGCTGGCCTACGTGGTGGCCCCCTGGTTCCTCTGGATCATGACCTACAAGCCGTGGTTCGCCACCCAGGTGGAGGGCGCGGGGGTCCTGGCCATCGGCATCGGCCTGCTGGCGGCCGGCCTGGGCGTCCTGCCGGCCATCTTCCTGCGCGAGCGCTTCGTGCACGCCGCCGAGGCGGAGCCGGGCGGCAAGGGCCTGAAGGCCAACGTGACCGGCTTCCTGTCCGGCATGAAGTCCACCCTCTCCTCCCGGCCCTTCCTCAAGCTCTGCGCCGCCACCTTCCTGGTGTTCAACGGCTTCATCCTCATCTCGTCGTTCCAGTCCTACGTCATCATCTACTACGTGTTCCAGGGCGACCAGGCGCGCGGCGCCGAGTTCGCCGGCTACGCCGGCACCCTGGGCGCCGTCTCCACCTTCGCGGTGATCTCCTTCATCACCTGGCTCGGGACCCGCATCGGCAAGCGGCGCGCCTTCTTCGTGTCCACCGGCCTCTCCATGGTGGGGTACGCCATGAAGTGGTTCGCCTACGACCCGGCCCACCCCTGGCTGATCCTGCTCCCCACGCCGCTGCTGGCCTTCGGCCTGGGCGGCCTCTTCACGCTGATGGGCTCGATGATCGCCGACGTGGTGGACGTGGACGAGATCGAGACCCACCAGCGGCGCGAGGGGATGTACGGGGCGGTCTTCTGGTGGGTCGTCAAGCTGGGCATGGCGGCGGCGCTGGCCGGCGGCGGCTTCCTGCTCAACGCCACCGGGTTCGACGTGGCGCTGGGCGGCCAGCAGGCCGAGCGGACCATCACCCTGATGCGGCTCTTCGACGCCTTCGTCCCGTTCGTGGCCTCCGGGCTGGCCATCTGGGCCATCGCCGCCTACCCCATCACCGAGGAGGCGGCCCACCGGGTGCGCGCCACGCTGGAGGCCCGCCGGGGCACCGGGGCGCCCGCCGGCGCGGCCTGA
- a CDS encoding ABC transporter ATP-binding protein — MLQVTELTRTFAAGGSPWRPTRTAAVDGVSFSVRRGEVVALVGASGSGKSTIARLLLRLDEPDGGRILLDGRDVLAEEPRGASLAYRRRVQLVFQDPFASLNPVHTVAHHLERPLLRHGLAGGARSGSAALRRRLAALLDTVGLTPAGDFLDRHPASLSGGQRQRVAIARALAVEPDLLVADEPTSMLDVSIRTGVLNLLARLKRERGLAVLLITHDLASARYLADRILVLQQGRVVEEGPSRALLAAPSHPYTRALLAAAAHAGPLGGAAAPPRPAGPLEVT; from the coding sequence CTGCTCCAGGTGACGGAGCTCACCAGGACCTTCGCCGCCGGCGGCTCGCCGTGGCGCCCCACCCGGACCGCGGCGGTGGACGGGGTGAGCTTCTCGGTGCGGCGCGGCGAGGTGGTGGCCCTGGTGGGCGCGTCCGGCAGCGGCAAGAGCACCATCGCCCGGCTGCTGCTCCGGCTGGACGAGCCGGACGGCGGCCGGATCCTGCTGGACGGCCGCGACGTCCTGGCCGAGGAGCCGCGCGGCGCCTCGCTGGCCTACCGCCGCCGGGTCCAGCTGGTCTTCCAGGACCCCTTCGCCTCGCTCAACCCGGTCCACACCGTGGCGCACCACCTGGAGCGCCCGCTGCTGCGCCACGGCCTGGCCGGCGGGGCGCGGAGCGGGTCGGCCGCGCTGCGCCGGCGGCTGGCGGCGCTGCTCGACACCGTGGGGCTCACGCCGGCCGGGGACTTCCTCGACCGCCACCCGGCCTCCCTCTCGGGCGGGCAGCGGCAGCGGGTGGCCATCGCCCGCGCCCTGGCGGTGGAGCCGGACCTGCTGGTGGCCGACGAGCCCACCTCCATGCTGGACGTCTCCATCCGCACCGGCGTCCTCAACCTGCTGGCCCGCCTCAAGCGCGAGCGCGGGCTGGCCGTCCTGCTCATCACCCATGACCTGGCCTCGGCGCGCTACCTGGCCGATCGCATCCTGGTGCTGCAGCAGGGCCGCGTCGTCGAGGAGGGGCCGAGCCGCGCCCTGCTGGCGGCGCCGTCCCACCCGTACACCCGCGCCCTGCTGGCGGCGGCCGCCCACGCCGGCCCGCTGGGCGGCGCCGCGGCCCCGCCGCGCCCCGCCGGGCCCCTCGAGGTGACCTGA
- a CDS encoding beta-glucosidase, whose product MSGQPFPPGFLWGAATSAFQVEGASAEDGRGESIWDRFAARPGAIEDGSDGRRACDHYRRWPEDVALMRAMGLNAYRFSVAWPRVQPLGRGALNAAGLDFYDRLVDGLLEAGLAPMATLYHWDLPQALQDRGGWGARDTAAAFVDYANAVSMRLGDRVRQWVTHNEPWCIAALGHEFGAHAPGARDPALSLQVAHHLLLSHGWAVPVLRRNAPRAEVGIVLIASHAEAETPSPADREAARGFDASFNRWYLDPIFRGAYPADGVADRVRQGHLPGGDLPFVRPGDLAAIATPLDFLGLNYYSRTVLSGVPGPAGEPPPRAVRMAPPEQLTDMGWEVWPQGLEDLLRRLHREYQPARIYITENGAAYGEVPNGDGRVHDRRRSDYLAGHLRAVRRAIAAGVPVGGYFHWSLLDNFEWAHGFTKRFGLVHVDLATMARTPKDSAQYYAAVVAANAVPDDAPHP is encoded by the coding sequence ATGTCCGGCCAGCCCTTCCCGCCCGGGTTCCTCTGGGGCGCCGCCACCTCGGCCTTCCAGGTCGAGGGGGCCAGCGCCGAGGACGGCCGGGGCGAGTCGATCTGGGACCGCTTCGCCGCCAGGCCCGGCGCCATCGAGGACGGCAGCGACGGCCGCCGGGCCTGCGACCACTACCGGCGCTGGCCAGAGGACGTGGCGCTGATGCGGGCCATGGGGCTCAACGCCTACCGCTTCTCCGTCGCCTGGCCGCGCGTCCAGCCGCTCGGCCGGGGCGCCCTCAACGCGGCCGGCCTCGACTTCTACGACCGGCTGGTGGACGGGCTGCTGGAGGCCGGCCTGGCGCCCATGGCCACGCTCTACCACTGGGACCTGCCGCAGGCGCTGCAGGATCGGGGCGGCTGGGGCGCGCGCGACACCGCCGCCGCCTTCGTGGACTACGCCAACGCGGTCTCCATGCGGCTGGGCGACCGGGTCCGCCAGTGGGTCACCCACAACGAGCCCTGGTGCATCGCCGCCCTGGGGCACGAGTTCGGCGCCCACGCCCCCGGCGCCCGCGACCCGGCCCTGTCGCTGCAGGTGGCCCACCACCTGCTGCTCTCGCACGGCTGGGCCGTGCCGGTGCTGCGGCGCAACGCGCCACGCGCCGAGGTCGGCATCGTCCTCATCGCCTCCCACGCCGAGGCCGAGACGCCCAGCCCGGCCGATCGGGAGGCGGCGCGCGGCTTCGACGCCTCCTTCAACCGCTGGTACCTCGACCCCATCTTCCGCGGCGCCTACCCGGCCGACGGCGTGGCCGACCGGGTCCGGCAGGGCCACCTGCCCGGCGGCGACCTGCCCTTCGTGCGCCCCGGCGACCTGGCCGCCATCGCCACGCCCCTCGACTTCCTGGGGCTCAACTACTACAGCCGCACCGTGCTCTCCGGCGTCCCCGGGCCGGCCGGCGAGCCGCCGCCGCGCGCGGTCCGCATGGCGCCCCCCGAGCAGCTCACCGACATGGGCTGGGAGGTCTGGCCCCAGGGGCTGGAGGACCTCCTGCGCCGCCTCCACCGGGAGTACCAGCCGGCCCGCATCTACATCACCGAGAACGGCGCCGCCTACGGCGAGGTCCCCAACGGCGACGGCCGCGTCCACGACCGCCGCCGCAGCGACTACCTGGCCGGCCACCTGCGCGCCGTGCGGCGCGCCATCGCCGCCGGGGTCCCGGTGGGCGGCTACTTCCACTGGTCCCTGCTCGACAACTTCGAGTGGGCCCACGGCTTCACCAAGCGGTTCGGCCTGGTCCACGTGGACCTGGCCACCATGGCACGAACCCCGAAGGACAGCGCCCAGTACTACGCCGCCGTCGTGGCCGCCAACGCGGTCCCCGACGACGCTCCGCACCCGTGA